From the genome of Rhododendron vialii isolate Sample 1 chromosome 10a, ASM3025357v1:
TGCTTGTGGAGGTCAAGACGGAGGTCAACGTCGATGAAGAGGGAGTTGGTAAGCGGAGGCGAGGGCGGCCGGCGAGAGGTCAGCCCAGGCCGCCACCGATGAAGAAGAtaaaagaggaggaagaagaagaggatgttTGTTTTATATGTTTTGATGGCGGGAGCCTCGTGCTGTGCGATCGCCGGtgagttttgttttggttaCTATTTGGTTAGTACATTTCAGCATTACTTTCTAGCTCTGGATCTACTGTAGTTCCTACTAACTAAAGCAACGAAGTACGCTTCAAAAATGACAACCTTTTTCATATTTGTTGATTGACTAGTAGTGATTTGTTTAATTTGTAGGGGCTGCCCAAAGGCATACCATCCAGCTTGTATTAAGCGGGATGAGGCATTTTTTCGATCGAAGGCTAAATGGAATTGCGGTATGTTGCTATGTACTTTGTTCATAAGACTACTACTTAGTGTTGCATGTGTTGTTGTTAGGTTATGCTGCCATATGTTTCTCTCATAAGTCATATGTAAATATCTTTGTGTTGGTTTTTGGATTGAATGTGTTATATTCTCCTCCATGATACTAAATTTTAGCATTTCGTACTCATCACATTGCCATATTACATGATGAGTTATCAACAACGGACAGCCTATAAAGCGAAAAAAGGTAATGAAGAAATTAATCGGGGATGCTCACGTTCTTTTGTTCCTATTCGCAGTATTTGTCGCCTTGTCGATTAAGGTTCTACTTTCACACTCGCACGAAAATGAATTATTGAGAATTACCTGACAAACTGGGAATGCAATTTAGCTTTCACACGTCAGTACGTCACACAATAGCGGAAACCACAATATCGATCGCCTTGTCGGTTAAGGTTCTACTTTCACACTCGCACTTAAATGAAATTATTGAGAATTACCTGACAAACTGGGAATGCAAGTTAGCTCTCACGCGTCACACAATAGCGGAAACCAcaatatcgaattgagcttCAAGACAGTAAGTACTACCTGAAGGGCCTTACTGTTTTGGAGAATATGACAATAAAACCACAACATGCATTGACTGGGGTGGTTGGAGCTTAAGTTGGATGTGAACGACTTTTGACACGTCATATCCAAAATTGAGGTATATTGACGGTTTGTTGGGAGGTTTTGAAACCTAACAATAACAGTGGGAGAAGACGCAAGAATAAGCTGCAGAAGCAAGGTTACAACAATTCGCCTTAATTGCTATGTAGTGTGATTGCGTCCGAACGATCCCTTATATTGCGAACTGGAATGGGGATTCATTCGATCGGATGAAAAAAATGGCATGCTGATGGTAAGTACACTCTCGTATAACAAAAAATTGATCACATTAATGATTAGATAAGTATGGCATCATATACAGATGCTACTTCTACTAAAACCATCCTAAAATGTTCCGCATTGGGAACGAACTAATTTTGTTCTGAGCAAATGATCCGGAGAATCCTACCCACACTGTGCCGCATTCTGAAGGATATGGCGTCCCGTTCCACTTACTTCAATGATCCACGATCTAGGTAACCCGGCTTTTCTAATTATCATTTAGTAGCGCCGGGGTCTTCTCTAATCATCATTTTGAATTCTATTATTTGCCTAGTGTACATCCCAACTGATTTATAGGGGTCCTACGTGGTGAAAACCAAATTCCGGTGGAAATGAAACAACGAATATGGTTCCTGTGTTAGGTGATTTATACTACAAATGCCATAATATCATTgtatgattttttgtttttgtttttcttgtatttggcaATGCTCACACTTCGTTAAGTGATTGTTTATAGTGAATTAAAGGTACCGAAGCTTACTAGAAGTGTAATATatgcaaattattttttttctgaatttctaCGCAATATTCTGACACTTCTTGCAAAGAGGCTCATTTTGGACCTACCTATGTATCTGGCCATGTTTATAAATTAATATTCCAATTTTTGTTCAGTTAACCGTTGAATTAAACTCGAGTTCTGTTATTCTCCTCTAGTTTCTTATTGTACTGTACTTTACACATGTATTTATTGACAATGCTGAAACATGGTTTCAAGTAAATGGCAGTACATTGTAATTTTAATGTCAACATGGGAATTCTTAATTGTCTAGATGGATAAGAGGTAATAATAGGAGAGAATTAGATACGAAAGCATCTGTGAAAGGTAAGAGTAGCACCAATTGAAATACGTTAATAGAGAATAGACTAGAGTGGTTTGGTCACATGCAACAAAGACCAGTTTATGCAATGGAAGGAGGGACGAGACTACTGTCCTGCAAATGCTATTGGGAGGAGAAGGCCTAAATTGATTCCAATTCCACTTGAACTTTCCCTTGCTACAGTTGAATGCCTACAAAGACCAATAATTTTATCCATCTTTATTTTGGTTGATGCATGCGTATCATTAATCCTTGGCCATCAATGCACCTTTTTGGCGCTACTTCAACAGTCAGGCAATCTACCGAATTTTGGTCTTCCTATCTCTGGTTATTGCTTGCATGTATCAAATACTTATCTTATTTGGATATCCATTATTAACATTAATGCTAATACTAAGGTTGCACGCTCCTTTGAAATTCATTGTTGTGTTGTGAATTTCAGGATGGCATATATGTAGTATCTGTGAGAAGGCTGCGCATTACATGTGCTACACTTGTACATATTCATTGTGCAAAGCATGCACCAAAAAAGCTGATTACTTGTGTGTACGAGAGAATAAAGGATTTTGTACAACATGTATGAGAACTATCATGCTGATTGAAAACAATGATCAAGGGAACAAGGAAATGGTAGGCATAATTCTCCATCTTTCCATGTTGTTGAACTTTTCTTATAATCGCCTCTGATTTCGAACTTGGCTCAAGTCACTTGAATGAGCACAAGCTTAATGAAGGTCTTTCTCTATTCTCAAATTTGCTGTCTTCGCTCTATATATTTTCTAAACTTGGTCCAATCAGGTTTAGCTTTGAGGACTTCAGCCCCAAATTGAATCTTAGTGGATGGTTAAACTGCCTCACAAGTcaactgtttttatttttatttgaagtCCTTTTAATGGGCTGCATAAGGACTGGAAGATGAGAGCCGGAGGAGTGTCGAGGAGACATTTTTGTGTGGTCAGCATGATGGGCATGGGACCAGAGTAGGACTtacaaaatttgagttttggtgGCCCTGCTTTTCTCtcccaacacacacacatacctGCTATTTGCATCCGATGTAGAGGCAATGCGTGTAGTCTCTCATCTTTATGGCCATGCTTCTTATTTCATTTACAGAAAATGTCAGAAGGAAAGATACAGCAAACAAGATATAAAAAAGTAGTACTCTCTGAGAAAGATAAAGAGGTGGCTGGATGGTTCTTGATTTCCGAATTAGTAATATCTGAATGAATTCCCTATCTGCATCAAACATGTACCTTATGCTTTCTTATTAGTTCTTTCCTACGTTCTAATGCCACTTTAACTTATGCAAATACCTTGTGCAGCCTCAAGTAGATTTTGATGACAAGAGTAGCTGGGAGTACCTTTTCAAGGTCTACTGGGTATACTTGAAGGAGAAACTCTCTCTAACTGTAGACGATCTTATTCAAGCTAAAAATCCCTGGAAAGAAGGCGGTGCTGTGGCTTGTAACAAATCTTTGAAAATGCGTTATGGTGGTAATAACAGCaaagtttcttcttttttcaacattcctgTTGGTCAGCAGGAGTCAAATGATTCCGAAAGGAGGACAACGGAACAGCCAAAGTTACCTAACCATGGGGACTCTCCACCCACGAGTAAATCAAGTTGTGACCAAGGCAATGCTTCAAATGAATCCACTGAGTGGGCATCCAAGGACCTCTTGGAGTTTGTTGCACACATGAGGAATGGGGATACATCTGTGTTGTCTCAGTTTGATGTACAGACTCTTTTGCTAGACTACATAAAGAGAGATAATCTACGGGATCCCTCTAAGAAAAGCCAAATCATTTGTGATTTGAGgcttaaaaaactgtttggaaaACCTCGTGTTGGTCACTTTGAAATGTTAAAGCTTCTCGAATTTCACTTTCACATAAAAGAGGATTTCAAGAAAGACGTTATTCAAGGCATCATTGTTGATACTGTTCTGAGCCAGGCGGAGGTTGGTGGGAACAATGAGAACCTGCTGATGACGGGTAAAGATAAGAAGCGGAAAACTCGTATGAAGATTGAGGAGAGAGGACCACAAGTAAATCTGGATGAATATGCTGCAATTGATGTTCACAACATTAACTTGATTTATTTGCGTCGTAATTTGATGGAAAGCTTAGTTGTGGATTCTGGGAAATTCCACGAAAAGGTGGTTGGCTCGATTGTGCGAATAAGAATTTCCAATAACGATCAGAAGCAAGATATGTATAGGCTTGTCCAAGTTGTAGGTATACCTTTATAGCATTTTAATATAATCTTAATCTGGATTGTAAATGGTATATAATCTCCTTGTTAGGAAAAAAGGGTTAATGATACAGACATCTGATAATCTGCAATGTGGATATCTGTCTTTTAGGTACGAGTAAGGCGGCTTTACCTTATAAAATTGGGGAAAAGACAGCAGACTTCATGCTGGAAATATTAAACTTGGACAAGAAAGAGACCATATCCATTGATGTGATTTCAAACCAAGCCTTTTCTGAGGTGATTAAACATGATACTTGACTTCATACTCTGTTACTCCTTGATTCGCTTCTTTTTGGCACCCACCAATGGTTAGATAAACCATTTCCTATATTTTGGGATCGTTTCTGGGAAAAAAAGTTTTGCTCTTTGTATGGATCTTATATAGATATGGTTTTATGAAATGTTTAGTTTTATTTGTCCTTTTTTGGCTTAACACTAAATGAGTACTGTGTGTTTTACTCTCATACCTGGATGAAGTTTTATAGGTATTGCTGGGCTTATTTTTGTGTTATAAAACCTATTATTGACATGATTCTATGACCAACAACAGTCTAAAGCGCTCATCTGCTTATAATTATGTGGCAATTTCCGCCCCAGCAATCCTAACTGGCCAATAATTGAGCCCACCCGCAGATAACAGAAAGCATCACTCGGCGGAAAGAAATGATGGTTACTTTTCGGGGTTGACAATGGATGCATgggtgaaaaagaaaaggagaagaaaagactGATAGGGTGATATTGTTCGTTATTTTTAGACACTCATTTATTTATGCTAAATAGTGGTTTTGGGCTATTATGGACAACTTCGGATGCATATTGTCAAAGTATGTCACAAACGCGAAATTTAAACTTGGTCTTGAACAAATGCTATACTAGACATGTATAATCCCCAAGTACCAGGTTTGTCATGCTTGGCAACAAATCCTTTGTAATGTGTTCTTGTTCCAAGGTGGACCAACTATTGATTTGTGCTGCATATCACTGACTATgttgttcttttctcttttgttgttcaaaaaaaaaaactgactagGTTTTGTTGCAAATGAGTCGGAGATATATGGATTAGATTAGGTTATCTGCATGAAGTCAGATATTTAAACCTAGACTCCATtcaagtattttattttggagatTCACTACACAACTCTCTGCTTTTGTGCATGAATACCTGGTATTGTTACGAGATATCATCTTGTTATCTGTTTTGATGTAATATACTTTTTCAGGATGAATGCAGACGTTTGCGTCAAAGTATTAAATGCGGGCTTGTTAAAAGATTAACCGTAGTAAGTTTATATCTATATATGCTACTTGTACTTATTCATCAAAACATATATGTAAGATTTCTTGCTAAGGATATCCATGCATGGTTCTAGGGCCAGGTACAGGAGAAAGCAGTCGCACTTCAGGAAGTGAGACTGAATGATGTAAGTTGTTTAGCTTTCTATTATAATGCACAAGCACCAGATAATGGTGCAGATTTGTtatctactctctctctctctctctctctctctctctctctctctctctctctctctttctctctctctctctctctcattaatcgaTCTATTGTCTTGTCATGGTTACCGCATGTTGGTAGACTTGATTTCAGAATTCGCTCTGCTCCTTTGATGATCCTcttattgctttcttttttcctctttgctTTATTTACTAGTGGCTGGAAACAGAGGTGTTACGGCTAAATCATCTTCGGGATCGAGCGAGTGAAAAGGGGCATAAAAAGGGATATCCTTTTGTTTATCGAgtgtttttttgaatatttcatAGCTCATATCACAAGATCTAATATCTTATACCTGATAGAAAGATTTTCACATCAACTTGAACTATTTAGTTATCAGATTGAACTATTTGTATATATGTGATATGGCTGTTGGAAGAACCAGCTGAAGCAAAGAGaacaaaagaataaagaaaagaaagaagttaAGGCTTTTGTCTCTGTTTGGAAATGGAATTGAGGGAGTGTAAAGATACGAGTCCACATGACCTCGTAAACATGGCCACAAATGGGCCAAGCCTAGCTTGTGGTGTTTGGCCTTGGCTCAATTACTTGAAAGGTATGTGCGGGCTAGGTTAGCGTACATGACAAGCCCAGCAGCGCAGCCATGCATACTCATGAGCTTACCAGCATATTTTGGCTTTGCTTAGTAAGTCTAAGAATTGCTTTGAAACTGTAATCAGGAGTTGTTAATACCAGCTTAGTGCCAGACAAAACCTAGACAAAACCTTGAAACAGTAGTTTGTCTTCTCCTTTTGGAATGTTATTGTATGTACTTGTCAGAGTCAAATGGTTTAATGAACCGCCGAGAAGTTTAGAAAATCACAAACATACATCATATGCTAATTTTTGGAACACAACCAGCTGAGACCCGGTTCAGTTCTTTTATTAGACGAGCTATTAAATGAAGCTCGGGCTTAGCTCATCGAATATTAAATGACCCCGCGAGCCAAAACTTGGATCAACCGAATTTTGTTTACTGAACTTAGTAATAGATGACTTCACCATACATACATTTACCATTATGGGTCAAATGTCCAGAGAGACCTAGGGCAGATGCTGATCCTGGAGACTTTAAGGTAGCTTCTCTGCATAGTTAAATTAGTATAGCTGGAGTCTGTTCTGAGGGATGAGCCTAATGAACGTGCAGGTAGCTATGGATATACAGGTAGCCACAATAGCATGTTAGATTATGTAGTTTCTTCATTTCCATTGAAGTTTGATGACTGCTTTGTTTGTGAGTTTCTTACACTGAGCTCTTCCATGGTCGTGGGCAAAGCGAATAAAGATTTAAGAACACTTCATGGTGAAAATAGTCAAGGTAGTGGGGAAAAAAGATTCATGCCAACTTGTTGCTgcagttccaaaaaaaagaaaaagaaagaaacttgtTGCAGCTCAAGTTTTGGGAAGCTTGTACCCATCATGCGTAAAATTAGTTTGAGAACCCAGTCTGAGACCAAATGCTGTTGCCCGTTCATAATCTAGCGGAGTCACTGACCTTTCAAGCCATTTCTTAGTATCTCCTGAAACTAAATACGAATTGGAAGGAGTGAATCTTTGTTTTCATGAAAtaaataagggaaaatttcaaaatggcatcTGAACTTTGTACCAAATGTCACAgaaacacctgaacttaagtttatttcaattaaacacctgtactaacaaaatccccaaatttagacacctaaacttaagtttatttcaattaaatacctgtactaacaaaatccccaaatttagaccccgcCATTATAttccgtcccaaaaattgctgatatggcatctccaacccgtttaacttgccccattgcacatgtttccaacaGGGGATGATGCATCCAAGCGAAACCCATCATTAGAAGTATGCTGAGCAGAAAGAAGAACtgggtttgggcaaaaaaacatgtgcaatgagGCAACTTAAACGAGTTGGAGATgccatgtcagcaatttttgggacggagtataacggcgggggtctaaatttggagattttgttagtacaggtgtttaattgaaataaactcaagttcaggtgtctaaatttgggaattttgttagtacaagtgtttaattgaaataaacttaagttcaggtgtctctgtgacatttggtgcaaagttcaggtgtcattttgaaattttcccaataaATAAATAGGGTTGTATGGGTAATGCTGATCAAGTTGACTGGCAGTTTGTAGCTTCAGGGATCTACACTAAGAGAAACTGTTTTTAATGGATAGATGGAAGTCTTCGAAGTTATTTTTTGTCTGATTGTGAGTTATTCCAAACTTGCTTTTTCTGTTCTATCCCAGAGATTCCTGTGCATCATAGTTCATACTATCAAGCTGCAAATCCGATGATATATTTATGTTCTGCATAATGATCCCATACAAGATAAAATGGCAAGGAAAttggttcctctctctctctctctctctctctctctctctctctctctctctctctctctctatttgagGACTAATAATGGGAATAAAACTTTCCTATTTCATTGAGGATTCCTTGACTCAAGTTCACGCTCAGAGAATGTATAGAGAAATTAGAGCTTCTGAAGACACCGGAGGAACGCCAGCGCAGGTTGCATGAGATTCCTGAGGTTCATGCCGATCCTAAGATGGATCCGAATTGTGACTCCGATCAAGATGTTGGAGAAGTTGACGATAAGAAACAAGGTCCCTTGCATTGCCTAGAAAATATAGAACATGACCTTTATAAACGATCTATTTCACTTTTCTTCATTCATTCAGAGAAGTCTATCATATTGACTATTGCTGGTGATATATGCAGGTGATAATGTTAAACCAAGATATTCTGGGTTCGGTAGAAAAAGGAGGGAGTCAATCTCTGCACAGAATGGTGATAGTCAGAAGAGTTCGGGGACTAGGCCGTGGAAAAAGTTAAATACCTGTGGTCAAAATAGAAGCCTGCCTactaaattttatttggaaaatggAGCTCCTAGCAGGGTTGTACAGAGAGCCTATGACTCCTGTTATGAGGGCAAGGATTCATGTGCAACAAATTGTTCGGCAAAACCGGGGAACAGGGTTGACTCTTGTGGTTCTGTGGGTGGTGGTCAGAACAATCAAGCTGTGCTGAGGTCTGAATCTTTTCGTGTGCGTGCACCAGAAACTTCCATTTCATCTCTCTCTGCTGGGAGTGCACCATCTGCGAATGATAGTGAAACAGACAAATTGTGGCACTACCGGGACCCAAATGGAAAAATTCAAGGACCATTTTGTGTTGTGCAGCTGCGCAAGTGGAGTACAACTGGATACTTCCCGCCTGAAATGAGGATATGGTGCATAAATAATGAAGAAGTTGACTCTGTTCTCTTAACTGATGTATTGAATGGGAAGTTCTGTAAAGTCTTTCCGTTGCAGTCCAATATCTCTTTACCATCTCAGGGAGTTATTGCCCCTGGTAATAGATTAAATTACTTGGATGATAGGAGCAGTGGCATTGTGAATACAACTAGCATGAACGGTAATAAGGTAGTAGCGCCATATACTTGTAACAGCGAATCCACGAATAGTGATGGTTGGGGCTCTCAATCCTCCAATTGGCAAGCGCCTGTTAATAAAACTGATGGTCCCACAGGAAGTTCTTCTCAGTTCTTGGACTCGCTCAAGCCTAACAACGTTAATTCTGATCATCCCCAGGTGAATTGTCCACTCGGACAGCAGGATGGAACTTCTTTACATCAAGGGAAGAGACAAGAGGAAAAAATATGTAGCTTTGCTTCAACTGATGGAAATTTGACTTCACATGAAAGCACAACATTTCAGGCTAGTGGTGAAGAGAGTCATGTGAACCAATCTCAGGGCTCTCCAGGACAGTCATCTGGTGGAAATTCAAAGAATGGGGATTCTAACTCTGGTTTTGAATCTGTGGCTAGGTCATCTGATTCATCAGATCCAAAATTGGAAACCAATATCCCAAGTCTACCCAGTCCAACGCCAATAACTAGCAATGGGGACTTGGAAGGTCAGGCGATTAAAGCTGAGCCTTCTGCGCCTTTAAGTCTTCCTGTGCAAGATTCTGGTTTATATAACCTGCCAAGTCCAAGTCCAAGTCCCACACCAGAGCTGAGTTATAGTGACGAGAAAGCTGACTCAAATATGCAAAATCTGCCAAGTCCCCTGCTGATGCTAGGGGATGGGAACAAGAAAACTGAGGCTGCTGAAAATAAACAACCAGCCTCCTCAAAATGTCCTGTTCAAGATTCTGGCTCCAGTGGGAGCAGTGCTTCTAGTCTGGTGGTGGGTGGCGAGAGACAATGTCGTGAAACAGCGGATGAATGGAGTGGATGTTCCCCTGCTCGTGCAAAACCCTCTGTTGAGGAAGGGGATTCAGGCCTTGGTTCTGTGACTTCGTTGAAACCGCCTGAATTGGCCAGTGATCACGCAGCTACTCCTACTTCTAAGTGTGACCAACTTACTCCTCCTTCCCCACCACAACCTGTATTCAATGAATCCACATGGCGTCTTGAGCCCATTGAGTTTAGCACTTTGGATGAAGAATCGGTCTCAGATCTGTTAGCTGAAGTTGATGCAATGGAGTCTCAATGCGGCTTGGCTTCCCCTACTTCAATGATGTACTCTGATGATGAATTGTTTCAGGATCCTAATAATGATTGTTTCACTAACATTGGTGTATTGAGCCATCCGCTTAATTTAGGCAGAAGTGATGCTTTGAGCTCCATGAGGGATATTACTCTACCTCGTCAATCCATGATGACAGATGAACCACTTGGTGCGGCTCAGGCTCGTGTTAGTGATCATGTAAAAAGGTGTAGTGTGAAATCCTCTACAAACTTTGAAGTGGATGTGGAAACGCAGCCCACTTATTTTTCAGTTAACAAAACTGAAGCTGGTCCTAACAGGCAACCAAACACTTCTCAGAGAGCGGAGCAGAAACCCATGAACGCTAGCTGGGGAACAATGCAGGGAAATATGAACTTGGGTTTGGGAGGAATAAATAACGTGGGATGGGGATCTGGTTTGGGGACAATACAGGGAAACATAAACATGAACTGGAGCACTTCAGCTGGATTTATGGGGTCTGAGAGCTTTCCAGTATATGGTGGGGAGAAATTTGTAGGTCTAAGTGACTGGGAGTCATCATGGAGGAGGCAGTCAATACATGGCAATGGCGGCGGTGGTGCAGAAAGTTACTCTAGGGCTCCTCCCAAAGGGCAGGGAGTTTGTAAATTTTACGAGAATGGAAATTGCACGAAGGGAGCGTTTTGTGACTACTTCCACCCATGATGAGGAGGTTCCTGTCTATCTGGTGCATTAAAATTACtgtaaaatcatttttttggtaGAACAAGCGTCATCTACATATTGCTGATGTTGAAGTGTAGCTGAGAAATAGTACTCAGTTACAATGGCATAATACAATTTTTTGCTTCAGGTAGCTTGGCTGTTTTGCAGAACGATCGTTGGTAGATATCGACCTGGAATAGCTTGGCAGGATAGAGTGACATTGATGCCTAAGAGAGAGTGTAGATAATTTGTTGTTAGTTGTCAAAAAAGACCTATTCAGCTGGTTTCTATTCTATATCTTGCAACCAAATTACTGGCTATGCAGTTTCACATATATACTAATCGACATGTTTTATTGGCTAATGCATTCGTTGATGAAGAGGCTGTAGTTAGATAATGGGGTTGACATGACATTTCGTGGCTTGCTTCGGCTTGTATGTGTGTCTTCAACGCTAAACTTCCTGTGGGATTTTTGAACGGgaataagaaagaaaagataGATAAGACATTGCAAACAGAGAAACCAAACTCCTTTCTTTTAATGGGTGAATTGGAAATATCTATATTCTAATATAAGGTAGAGCAGAATTTGGCGTCCCCATTTTCAAAACTGTTCGACTAGGAAATCTTTGTGTAGTGGGCCGAACAATGGAGTAGCCCTGTGGGCCGAACGGCATTACCCGCGGAGGGCCAGCGTTTCCTCTACGCCTAGGAAGCGCATCTATTGGGCTCATCCAAACAATTGGGCCGGACTAGTTCAGTTGTTCTGATCCTATTATATCCGGCTCAGGCAGACAGGTTCCCCAAACGGTTCGGCCGTACCCTATCGGTACGCCTCGCGTGGTACAGGGAAGGCAGctcatccattttttttttgatccgcaggcAGCTCATCCATGAGCACTTAATTGTCTAGCTCCATACGTCATGACTGAGTAGGGACGGCAATGGGGAGGGtcgggggtggataccactatctCCGTCCCCGATTCTCGAACTCAAATTCCTCCCCATCCCCGCCCCAATACCCACCGGggatttatttttaccctctATCCCCGCCCCAAACGGGTAACGGGGATCCAAAGATcccaaaactttttaaaaaaaagtcaccTGCCATAAAATACGAACCaaaaaactaaattcaaaaaaaaaaaaaaaaaacaatctacgctgccattacaaaccaaatgccaaggaaaatAGTCACAGTTGCTGTCATagtgccattacaaaccaaatcaaaatgaaaacagtcACATCTGCTGCCCTAGTGCCATTataaaccaaatttaaattaaaacagtCACATAGTTGCTGCCATAGTgtattacaaaccaaattgaaataaaaacagtttcaaacaaacaagatGAGTAGGCCAGTGGGGCTTGGGATTGGAGACGTAAGTCTTTAGAGAGGCGactggaaaatggaaaaaccgtaacttatctatatatatagtaggctagtGGGGCTGGGGCGGGGATCAGGAACCCTAAGTCCCtaacttatgtatatatatatatagaggaat
Proteins encoded in this window:
- the LOC131304793 gene encoding zinc finger CCCH domain-containing protein 44-like isoform X1 is translated as MEGLDKSSSCLESGPCTEIENRNGDVIECDPIAEMVDSQHLAGVSPVVTAAGGGEAAALAAVLVEVKTEVNVDEEGVGKRRRGRPARGQPRPPPMKKIKEEEEEEDVCFICFDGGSLVLCDRRGCPKAYHPACIKRDEAFFRSKAKWNCGWHICSICEKAAHYMCYTCTYSLCKACTKKADYLCVRENKGFCTTCMRTIMLIENNDQGNKEMPQVDFDDKSSWEYLFKVYWVYLKEKLSLTVDDLIQAKNPWKEGGAVACNKSLKMRYGGNNSKVSSFFNIPVGQQESNDSERRTTEQPKLPNHGDSPPTSKSSCDQGNASNESTEWASKDLLEFVAHMRNGDTSVLSQFDVQTLLLDYIKRDNLRDPSKKSQIICDLRLKKLFGKPRVGHFEMLKLLEFHFHIKEDFKKDVIQGIIVDTVLSQAEVGGNNENLLMTGKDKKRKTRMKIEERGPQVNLDEYAAIDVHNINLIYLRRNLMESLVVDSGKFHEKVVGSIVRIRISNNDQKQDMYRLVQVVGTSKAALPYKIGEKTADFMLEILNLDKKETISIDVISNQAFSEDECRRLRQSIKCGLVKRLTVGQVQEKAVALQEVRLNDWLETEVLRLNHLRDRASEKGHKKGLRECIEKLELLKTPEERQRRLHEIPEVHADPKMDPNCDSDQDVGEVDDKKQGDNVKPRYSGFGRKRRESISAQNGDSQKSSGTRPWKKLNTCGQNRSLPTKFYLENGAPSRVVQRAYDSCYEGKDSCATNCSAKPGNRVDSCGSVGGGQNNQAVLRSESFRVRAPETSISSLSAGSAPSANDSETDKLWHYRDPNGKIQGPFCVVQLRKWSTTGYFPPEMRIWCINNEEVDSVLLTDVLNGKFCKVFPLQSNISLPSQGVIAPGNRLNYLDDRSSGIVNTTSMNGNKVVAPYTCNSESTNSDGWGSQSSNWQAPVNKTDGPTGSSSQFLDSLKPNNVNSDHPQVNCPLGQQDGTSLHQGKRQEEKICSFASTDGNLTSHESTTFQASGEESHVNQSQGSPGQSSGGNSKNGDSNSGFESVARSSDSSDPKLETNIPSLPSPTPITSNGDLEGQAIKAEPSAPLSLPVQDSGLYNLPSPSPSPTPELSYSDEKADSNMQNLPSPLLMLGDGNKKTEAAENKQPASSKCPVQDSGSSGSSASSLVVGGERQCRETADEWSGCSPARAKPSVEEGDSGLGSVTSLKPPELASDHAATPTSKCDQLTPPSPPQPVFNESTWRLEPIEFSTLDEESVSDLLAEVDAMESQCGLASPTSMMYSDDELFQDPNNDCFTNIGVLSHPLNLGRSDALSSMRDITLPRQSMMTDEPLGAAQARVSDHVKRCSVKSSTNFEVDVETQPTYFSVNKTEAGPNRQPNTSQRAEQKPMNASWGTMQGNMNLGLGGINNVGWGSGLGTIQGNINMNWSTSAGFMGSESFPVYGGEKFVGLSDWESSWRRQSIHGNGGGGAESYSRAPPKGQGVCKFYENGNCTKGAFCDYFHP